The region CATTGTATCTGGTGAGAGAAGATAGTAAGATCAGTAACATGCTGAGAATCACTATTGAACTTACCACAAGCAATAGGCAAATCTGCGTCATGGCAATCTTTCTCCCCTTGGTCATTTGGGTCAGGCTCCAACCAAGAAATCTCCAACTTCAAAGGGGAGACTACATACAATTTCCTGACAAACGCATAATATCTTGGTATGTCATTAGTGATATCATAAATTGCTCAAAATTGATTAGCAGCAAAACAATCCTCCCCCTGTCCTTATCAAAATCTTTGAAATCTCCATTAGGATATGGAATGAGCTCAAGACCAGAAGGGGCATTTGAATTCAACTGAGAGAAGTTGTCATCTTTTGAGCTTCTAAGGTTAGGATCTAACTCTAATACATTCTCTCCTTGAACAAGAGATAGCtcaaattttccttccttccctaAAGATGATGCATCTTCAGTTGGATTGCTTCTTTTAATTCTCACATCTTTGTTCAAATCATCACACTCTCGTTGCGCCTCAAGGAGGGTATTATGCAGTGCTTCCTTTTCCTTCTTCAAAAcatccacttttttttttcagcttCTTGTTTCTCTTAATCAACTTCCCTCCTTCATTTCTCATTTTCCCCAACTTAGCCTCAGCTTGTTGGAGTCGGTGGCTCTCCTAAAGTTTCCTTATCTGCGATTATGGGGGAGAGGATTTGTGAGGTTGTGCTAGCTTCTTTTATAAGATATCTAACTTATATTTTTTGGGTATACACATTCAATACCTGTCACCCTTTAGATTCCGCCAGATTCAGGGTTTAGTCACAGTTAAGACTCATCATCTCTCCCTTAGTGTGTAttgtgtggggatcgaacccgagAACTCTTCCCGCACACTCAATCTGTGTTGCCAACTAAGCTACCCTATTAGATGTAACTTATATTTTTGTACTACATTTTAGAAATGAATAAACTAAAAATTGTATGAATAAAAAAAGTTTGTAAAATGCATTATTTTTTACCACGTGTAAAATGCAACCTTGTTGCataaggaaagaaaagaaggaGCAGAAGCCCATGAAGGCCCATGTCATGAAACGGCTCCGACATCTCTCTGCAAAATCCTTTATTTCTCAGAATTCATCTTTTTCTCCGAACCATTTTCAGCATTCAGCTTCATCAATACGGTaggttcttcttcttttgctctTTTGTTCATTGAAATCTctgcaagttttttttttcttcttttctttaacGAAATCTCTTGGTTTTTTTAACGTTAATTTTTGTGAAATGTGCGAAATTTATGTATTGATTTGCGTGTTATTTGTTGGTAAAAGGTTGTCGTGTTCTTTCTCGATAATGGGTTTCTCTACCTTGATTTCAGAGAGGATCGGATTCTGGGTTTCGTTTGTATAGATGTGAAGGTTCCTTTCCTTTTGAGCTGTGGAGTCTAAGGTATGATCGTTTTTCTGTTGCAATTGATTATCTTTTTCTGTTGATTTATAGTCTTTTCTGTGGTAAGATAAAGAAGAATGAGAAGGTTAGAGGTTGTGTTTGATGTAATTCTGAGCCCTTTGTGCCTCTAATTTAAGTTTGTTCTAGGTGGGTTTTTACTGTTTGAGGATATAGTGAAAGAGAAGGAACCATGACCATTGTTTTCTtatgttttgtttggttttttatgatttcatgTAAGGAGAAAGTGGATTACGGtgtatgattttttttcctctttagTTTTTGGGTTTGTTATCTGTGTAATTTGGATGGAATTCTTTTGGTGGCATTATTAGGTGACTTCTAGTTTGGAGTTGGAGATGGCGAGTGGGAGTAAGGTGGGTGTGCAAACTTTGGATGAAGGTTTGCAGCCTTTGCCGAATGGGAATATTGAAGACACCTTGCAGAGTGAGCTAGAAAGGATATTGCAAGAGCAGCGCAATCAGCAATTTATCAATCAAGAAAGGGATGTCAATGTTTACAGGAGTGGAAGTGCTCCTCCAACAGTGGAAGGATCTTTAAGAGCTTTTGGTAGTCTGAGGGACTCCGATTTTGGGGTGGTCAATAGTGGGAGAAATGATAATGATGGGTTTTTGACTGAAGATGAGCTTAGATCTCATCCTGCCTATCTTTCCTATTATTATTCACATGAGAGCATAAATCCTAGATTACCGCCCCCGTTGTTGTCAAAAGAAGATTGGCGTGTTGCGCAAAGGTTTCAAGCTGGCGGCGGGTCTTCTTCAATTGAGGGATTTGGGGACTGGAGGAAGAATGTGGCCACAAATGGTGATAGTTCATCGCTATTTTCAATGCAGCCAGGATATTCTGTGCAGCAGGCAGAGAATGATTTGATGGAGCTGAGAAAAGCCAGCGGACGGAATCTCTCTAGGCAGAGTTCAACTCAGTTGGTTGACAGACATATGGATGGTTTGGCAAGAATGTCAGGGGCTGATCTTGGTGCTAGGAGGGCCTGTTTTTCTGACATTCTTCAGGTAATTAACTTATCCTGATTGCATGTGTCATGGTCTTGATTCCATCCTTATCCTTCAATCTCCAACATTAACCATAAGCATccaattataataataataataaacttaacTGACAAAGTATGTTGCACTATTTTCTTACCCTGATTACTGAAGCTAGCATTTTAGCAGGAAGGACTTGATCAACCTGCTTCATTGTCAAGCAATATGTCACGTCCAGCAAGTCTCAACGCATTTGGTGATATCATGGATTCAAATAGCATTATTGATCATGAATCCTTGGAGGGCTTGCGTTCTTCAGCTTCTACCCCTGGTTTGGTCGGACTTCAGAATCACAGTGTAAATGTTTCTCGTAATTTTGCATCTACTGTGGGTTCTTCTGTGTCAAGAGTGATGACTCCTGAACCACAGGTTTTTGGGAGATCTGTTGGATCTGCAGTTCCCCAAATGGGTAGTAAAGTTTTCTCTGGTGAGAAAAATGGCATTGGCTTGGGTACCCAGAATGGCTACTCTTCCAATATGCCTGATCTTACTCGTATGGTGTCTTCTTTATCGAGGTTAAATTTATCAGGTGCTAACCTTGCAGAGCAAGATATTCTTTTAAAATCTAAGCTGCAAATGCCTGATGTTCTGTTAAGCACACCGAGCAATGTTAATTTGACCGGACATAATGAGATCTTAAGAGGAATGAACTCATTTAGTTCAAACGAGCGAGTCAATTTGATGAGAAAATCTGCTTCTTATTCTAATCTTCGCTCAAAAGTTTCTTCTACTGGAAATTTATCTAGTTTGTCAAGCACAGACTTCACTGGCCATGTTCCTGGCGCATatctcggaaactcaaaattgaATACTGTGTATGATAATCATCTTGAGACAGGTCTCATTTCTCTCTTGCTGACTCCTCTGCTTGAAAGTGTGTTTTTTGTGTCAATTATTTAACTCAGTGAGGTTTAGCCTTATTTGTAGATCTAACAGTTCAGTTTTTAATTCCAGCTTTGAGGGGTCGCAGAGATGGTCAAAGTTTGGATGCTCTACGAAATCAACTTGCTAATGAATTTCATTCGACAACCCTGGACCCACGCTTCATCCAATCCTTGCAGCAAAGTTCTGATTACCGGCAAGGGATGAGCAGTTCTGGTGATCCTTTTCAGATAAGAAATTTCACGGATACTTCACATGGAGACTTAGAGGGACTTCAGAAAGCATATCTTGAGACACTTCTTGCTCAACAAAAGCAGCAGTATGAACTCCCACTTCTGAGCAAATCTGTGCTTCTTAATAATGGGTTCTTTGGGAGTCAGCCATATGGTCTTGGCATGCCATATTCAGGAAAGCAGACTGCAAATTCCTCACTTCCTTCTCTTGGATCTGGGAATCCACTGTTTGACAATGAACGTATGTCACAGTTAACTTCTATGATGAGAAGTTCAATGGGAGGTTCTGGCAGCTCATGGCATGCTGATATTGGCAATAACATGGAGGCAAGATTTGCTTCATCCTTACTGGATGAGTTCAAGAACAATAAGGCCAGGCCTTTTGAACTTCCAGATATCGTTGACCATGTGGTTCAATTCAGGTACGAATCTTACACCTCCACAGTTGTTTCTATTGACATGGCTCTGGGAATCTGATTTGATAATCTGTGCCATAATGCAGCACGGATCAATATGGTAGCCGATTCATTCAGCAGAAATTAGAAACAGCTTCTGTAGAAGAGAAGACCAAGATATTTCCTGAGATCATTCCTCATGCTCGTGCCTTGATGACTGATGTCTTTGGCAATTATGTTATACAGAAAGTACAATTAGTTTCTGCTTCTGAGTACTGTTGTAAATatgttctttttattttgttagcGATAGTAGAGTTTCATGCTTGACATTGAACTTTTGCAGTTTTTTGAGCATGGTACAGAAAGTCAGAGAAAGGAGTTAGCCAGCCAACTTGCAGGTCATGTTTTACCTCTTAGTCTGCAAATGTATGGTTGCAGAGTGATTCAGAAGGTGCCTTTTCAAGCCTTATATTCTCATATTATTCCCTGTACACGGGCATCAACCCATGCATGACTCTTAAAATCTCATTTCTTCAATATCGCATAATACggtattttttaaaatgatgTAAACTTGCTTAAATATTTAGTAAATAATGGAACACTTGAGATATTCTTGTGTATTACTCTCTACTTTCTGCAGTACTGAAATTTGTTGGTTTTATTTCATATTGTGATTTTTCACCATACTTAAGTTATAAGGTTTAATCATCCATAGGTTTAGTCATTTGGATTTAAACATGAATTGGTTTAGTTCAAATTTGGTTTATATTGAATATTGATAAATACTTATTGCCACAAGGTTAAATTTCAAATGAACTGAacccccaacccaacccaacccaacccaaaaaAAGTCTCTATTATTTGTTTTTAGATTAGGAAAGAAATGAATgcattatttaaaatttttgcTAAATTTATTGACAGGCCTTGGAGGTGGTTGATGTGGATCAGCAAAGTCAAATGGTGTCAGAGCTCAGTGGTGCAGTAATGAAATGTGTACGTGATCAAAATGGAAACCATGTTATTCAGAAGTGTATAGAGTGTGTCCCTCAAGataaaattcagtttattgtcTCATCTTTCTATGGGCAAGTTGTTGCACTTTCTACTCATCCTTATGGATGCAGAGTTATTCAGGTTAGACCATTGGACATGGTATTCATCTTCTGCTGAGGCAGTATGAACTTTATTTCTTTTAGCATTTTATTTAAGTATTAACGGTTTTCATGGATGCTAACAGAGGGTTCTAGAACATTGTGATGATCTAAATACACAACAAATTATCATGGATGAAATCATGCAATCTGTCTGCACTTTAGCACAGGACCAATATGGAAATTATGTTATTCAGGTATGCTACGTTCCGTACATTAACTTGTTTTATATAGATGATAGAAAACACACATCAGCATGGAGATGCATGCGTCATGCTTCGGCACTACTGTACCTATAAGTTATACGTGCACTTATAAATATGCATTATAGTTTTGTGATTGACTTTGATTGTGTCTATTATTTTAGAAGAGAGCAAAGTTCATGTTTGTATTGACAAACAACTTTTTCTACCCGTCTTGGTTTTAGTCTCAGGCTTTTAGCTGTTTGTGGGTCATCCTCTGTAAGTTTGAAATACAGAAGTCTGAAGCAGTGATCTTCTAACAGAATTGGTGGACATGTTTCTTTACTGATGACCAGAAAACATCGATTTAGACTTGTGTCCATTGTTTATACTCTCTTCTTAGGATCATATTGATTCATCATTCATGTCGAGAAGCACCATACCTTGGGCATTTTCATATTTCCCTAAATTAAATTAATCGACAGTAGACACTTTTAAGTAAGTTAACAATTAAACATATTCAGCGACTTGCAACTTCGATTCAATTTCATATTTTCCGGGTCAATATATAGAGgtttatttattaaatgataTACCAGTATTATGATCTTGGCCATTGTTTACATGCTTATACTTTTAATCATAATTTGGTTAAGTTTTTGGTTTCATCTTCATGATCTTTAGCTGCAATTAACAGATTGGATTTTCCAATTTTTGAGatggtttattttttttattttgtcagTTATCACTGTGGTATGCAAACTTGTTTTCccttttttaataataaataaatgcaTAAATATATCTATTTGAGTGCTGGATCATAGTATATCTTATCTATATTCTGTTCTGTTTATTGTTTGCTAGTTCCATTATTACTTACATACCACACTTTTTTCTTTGTAGCATATCCTAGAACATGGTAAACCACATGAACGAGCTGCTATTATCAGCCAGCTAGCTGGGCAAATTGTAAAGATGAGCCAGCAAAAATTTGCTTCTAATGTTATCGAGAAGTGCTTGGCTTTTGGTAGTCCTGATGAACGTCAGCTATTGGTGAATGAAATGCTTGGTACTTCTGATGAGAATGAGCCCTTACAGGTAGGTCCCCCTTTCATCTCTTATCGTTTGAAATATTAGTTTTACTGAGGCTGGAGACTATCGACTATTCAAATATATGCCTGTCACTTAATTTATTATCAGCCTAGGGGATTAGGTTGTAACTTGAATTCAAGAATCTGTCATGTGTGAACTTCCCTTTCCTAAATGTTTtccaaataaaagaaaataaataagttcatTAACTTAAATATGGAAAATTAAGTCAATGTTAATGTTTTTTCTTCTATATATTTCATATACCTATGCCTTAGGcacttgattttttaattatttatcccCTAAAGtttaattcatttattttaCTCGTATTACTTTTAGATTTAAGTGGACACTGAACGATTACACTTTCTGACCTAGTTGCATATCAATACTCAGTAGTGGTAGAAGGGTGGACCAAACCTTGTCGTTAATCCAATGAGGTCTTAGGTCTCTGATTCTGGGAGTTTGCTCCATAAATTATCATGGGCTGGAGTGAAAGAAGGGGATGGACCAATCCTTATAAGGGGATGGACGATtcttataataataaattacgAAAATTGgcaaaataaattatttcagCTTTATTACCATCACTAATTGCCAATTGGTTGGAGTGAAAGAAGATTGGATCCTTAAGCATCACCATTGGATCCATACATCCATTTTCTTCATGTTTGGTGATGGACTTAACCATGTTTTAAATGGATCCCGTTATTTCTGATAAAAGTTCATCAATTTTCATTGTTGCTTTGtacatttaattaattatagaaTGAATGATCATATAACATGCAATTCACAGGCTATGATGAAGGACCCTTTTGGAAATTATGTTGTGCAAAAGGTTCTTGAGACCTGCGATGATCAGAGCCTTGAGCTGATCCTTTCTCGCATCAAGGTTCACTTAAATGCCCTGAAGCGGTACACCTATGGCAAACATATAGTTACTCGTGTGGAGAAGCTCATAACCGCTGGAGGTAAAGAATGCAGAGACTTTTTCCATTATAAATTTCGATTGCTTTTCTGTAAATTGTTTAGATTTCTCATAAGCCCCTCATTCTCGCAGAAAGGCGCATAGGATTGTTGGCCTAATTTACTGTATCTTCTGTCATCCTATTGAGGTCTCATCCTCCTGGCCCGCCGCATAGAGGTTTTGCTTTTGTACAGCTAACATGAATGTTAATATCACCAACTTTCCTCTGCTAGCCTCATCTGTATAAAGCATTGGAGATAAACAGATTCAACTGGGCTACTggaataatatttttctttgctCTGCTTGATTTTGTTGTTGCAACTCGACAGAGAACCTCCATAGGGAGAGTTACTTAGGATGCTAAGATTAGGGTCGCGGCAATGTGTACTGAATGTGTATGTATGAGGTCCATTGTCTGTAAAGAAAATAATAGCAAATGATTGCAGTAACCAGAGCTATTAGTCAGGCTCTAAACTTGAATTTTATGAATGTAAATAATATGCTGCAACTTTCTTGGGCTGATCTGATCACTTTGATTCCATGTCATGTATCTAAGTTCACTTCTCTTTGCTCCAGAATTGATGGCAATTGGGAAGAAGTTACTAGAAATAATCACCCCAAAGAGAAGTATTTTGTGCTTGCATGAGTATATATTACTTCTACCCTGCTTAATCCAATATTTCTTAAGTTTTAAAAtaggttttttatttcctaCTTGTGAACGAATTTTGCATTTCTGCTTCTTTTTATGGGATATTGGATGAATTTTTACAATACAACATCAAAATGCTTAACATGTTTCTAATTTGTACTCATTTCCCCCTTGTCATTAGAGGCTGGAAAATTAAGaatgaagcaaattctttgaAATGTATCTTCTAGATTGTTTTCTATCATGAAATTTTCCGAA is a window of Lotus japonicus ecotype B-129 chromosome 5, LjGifu_v1.2 DNA encoding:
- the LOC130717046 gene encoding pumilio homolog 4 isoform X2 encodes the protein MASGSKVGVQTLDEGLQPLPNGNIEDTLQSELERILQEQRNQQFINQERDVNVYRSGSAPPTVEGSLRAFGSLRDSDFGVVNSGRNDNDGFLTEDELRSHPAYLSYYYSHESINPRLPPPLLSKEDWRVAQRFQAGGGSSSIEGFGDWRKNVATNGDSSSLFSMQPGYSVQQAENDLMELRKASGRNLSRQSSTQLVDRHMDGLARMSGADLGARRACFSDILQEGLDQPASLSSNMSRPASLNAFGDIMDSNSIIDHESLEGLRSSASTPGLVGLQNHSVNVSRNFASTVGSSVSRVMTPEPQVFGRSVGSAVPQMGSKVFSGEKNGIGLGTQNGYSSNMPDLTRMVSSLSRLNLSGANLAEQDILLKSKLQMPDVLLSTPSNVNLTGHNEILRGMNSFSSNERVNLMRKSASYSNLRSKVSSTGNLSSLSSTDFTGHVPGAYLGNSKLNTVYDNHLETALRGRRDGQSLDALRNQLANEFHSTTLDPRFIQSLQQSSDYRQGMSSSGDPFQIRNFTDTSHGDLEGLQKAYLETLLAQQKQQYELPLLSKSVLLNNGFFGSQPYGLGMPYSGKQTANSSLPSLGSGNPLFDNERMSQLTSMMRSSMGGSGSSWHADIGNNMEARFASSLLDEFKNNKARPFELPDIVDHVVQFSTDQYGSRFIQQKLETASVEEKTKIFPEIIPHARALMTDVFGNYVIQKFFEHGTESQRKELASQLAGHVLPLSLQMYGCRVIQKALEVVDVDQQSQMVSELSGAVMKCVRDQNGNHVIQKCIECVPQDKIQFIVSSFYGQVVALSTHPYGCRVIQRVLEHCDDLNTQQIIMDEIMQSVCTLAQDQYGNYVIQHILEHGKPHERAAIISQLAGQIVKMSQQKFASNVIEKCLAFGSPDERQLLVNEMLGTSDENEPLQAMMKDPFGNYVVQKVLETCDDQSLELILSRIKVHLNALKRYTYGKHIVTRVEKLITAGERRIGLLA
- the LOC130717046 gene encoding pumilio homolog 4 isoform X1; translation: MASGSKVGVQTLDEGLQPLPNGNIEDTLQSELERILQEQRNQQFINQERDVNVYRSGSAPPTVEGSLRAFGSLRDSDFGVVNSGRNDNDGFLTEDELRSHPAYLSYYYSHESINPRLPPPLLSKEDWRVAQRFQAGGGSSSIEGFGDWRKNVATNGDSSSLFSMQPGYSVQQAENDLMELRKASGRNLSRQSSTQLVDRHMDGLARMSGADLGARRACFSDILQQEGLDQPASLSSNMSRPASLNAFGDIMDSNSIIDHESLEGLRSSASTPGLVGLQNHSVNVSRNFASTVGSSVSRVMTPEPQVFGRSVGSAVPQMGSKVFSGEKNGIGLGTQNGYSSNMPDLTRMVSSLSRLNLSGANLAEQDILLKSKLQMPDVLLSTPSNVNLTGHNEILRGMNSFSSNERVNLMRKSASYSNLRSKVSSTGNLSSLSSTDFTGHVPGAYLGNSKLNTVYDNHLETALRGRRDGQSLDALRNQLANEFHSTTLDPRFIQSLQQSSDYRQGMSSSGDPFQIRNFTDTSHGDLEGLQKAYLETLLAQQKQQYELPLLSKSVLLNNGFFGSQPYGLGMPYSGKQTANSSLPSLGSGNPLFDNERMSQLTSMMRSSMGGSGSSWHADIGNNMEARFASSLLDEFKNNKARPFELPDIVDHVVQFSTDQYGSRFIQQKLETASVEEKTKIFPEIIPHARALMTDVFGNYVIQKFFEHGTESQRKELASQLAGHVLPLSLQMYGCRVIQKALEVVDVDQQSQMVSELSGAVMKCVRDQNGNHVIQKCIECVPQDKIQFIVSSFYGQVVALSTHPYGCRVIQRVLEHCDDLNTQQIIMDEIMQSVCTLAQDQYGNYVIQHILEHGKPHERAAIISQLAGQIVKMSQQKFASNVIEKCLAFGSPDERQLLVNEMLGTSDENEPLQAMMKDPFGNYVVQKVLETCDDQSLELILSRIKVHLNALKRYTYGKHIVTRVEKLITAGERRIGLLA